From the Temnothorax longispinosus isolate EJ_2023e chromosome 6, Tlon_JGU_v1, whole genome shotgun sequence genome, one window contains:
- the LOC139814675 gene encoding uncharacterized protein isoform X1, which produces MFNMSSMFQRLKGKRKGKIWQLFRATDFESFMYPCFIFCRILGIFPYKINASTIKTCKPRYILSTISIGVFCILGLIHLYDINFSISKRSLHEDIETSTKLQQNCFSIIGVFMAVTAFVLSGPRMRFLQTLLELSLKLPSESYQKLSSLIHVKDILGFFFLVVEFLIMVIKLQEMADVWQTSFLIYNWLLTFQMDMLYMNCVCVLKACFKQINDNLVNLRKVVTNGEPYLLSGTYHEQRISFLLMEIIALKKQHLAISDAVQMLKMVFSLHLLSTILMTFTQIIFNLYFYLMQIYLGLYLSNEERQILRKACIGLVTYYSIKLVLIVWACETGKNQAMEISSTVHDVFNSASNKQIKYEMRLFSLQISHCENTFSAKGLTVDATLLTEIAGAIITYVLILIQFLFISSSCGGKTLKDTL; this is translated from the exons ATGTTCAACATGTCATCGATGTTCCAAAGACtcaaaggaaaaagaaaaggaaaaatatggCAGCTATTCCGCGCTACGGATTTTGAATCCTTCATGTATCCGTGTTTCATATTTTGCCGTATTCTGGGAATATTTCCATACAAAATCAACGCTTCGACCATCAAGACTTGCAAACCACGCTATATTCTTTCGACTATCAGTATCGGCGTTTTTTGCATCCTCGGATTAATACATCTCtatgatataaatttctcaatttctAAAAGGAGTTTACATGAAGACATTGAGACAAGCACGAAACTTCAACAAAACTGTTTCTCCATTATTGGTGTTTTCATGGCAGTTACCGCATTCGTTCTGAGTGGACCACGAATGCGTTTTCTTCAGACCTTGTTGGAGCTCTCTTTGAAATTACCTTCGGAATCATATCAGAAATTATCTAGTCTGATCCATGTCAAGGACATTCTAGGATTCTTTTTTCTAGTCGTGGAATTTCTGATAATGGTTATCAAGTTGCAAGAGATGGCTGATGTCTGGCAAACttcttttctaatttacaATTGGTTGCTGACGTTTCAGATGGATATGCTATATATGAATTGTGTTTGCGTATTAAAAGCTTGTTTCAAGCAAATCAACGACAATCTGGTGAATCTGCGAAAAGTCGTGACGAATGGTGAGCCATATCTCTTGAGCGGCACCTATCACGAGCAAAGAATTTCATTTCTACTGATGGAGATTATAGCTTTGAAAAAGCAGCATCTGGCAATCAGCGACGCAGTACAGATGCTAAAAATGGTCTTCAGTTTGCACCTTCTTTCCACAATACTTATGACTTTCACTCAAATTATCTTCAATCTCTACTTTTACTTAATGCAAATATACCTGGGTTTATATCTGAGCAATGAAGAAAGACAGATTTTACGTAAGGCCTGTATAGGCCTTGTAACATATTACTCTATAAAATTGGTGTTGATAGTGTGGGCCTGCGAAACCGGCAAGAATCAAGCCATGGAAATCAGTAGCACCGTTCACGACGTGTTCAATAGTGCCAGtaataagcaaataaaatatgag ATGCGACtattttctttgcaaataTCGCATTGTGAGAATACGTTCTCCGCAAAGGGGCTTACTGTGGACGCTACGCTCCTTACTGAG ATAGCAGGTGCCATTATCACCTATGTATTGATCTTGATACAATTCCTGTTCATTTCGAGTTCTTGCGGTGGAAAAACTTTAAAGGATACGCTCTAG
- the LOC139814675 gene encoding uncharacterized protein isoform X2, producing MFNMSSMFQRLKGKRKGKIWQLFRATDFESFMYPCFIFCRILGIFPYKINASTIKTCKPRYILSTISIGVFCILGLIHLYDINFSISKRSLHEDIETSTKLQQNCFSIIGVFMAVTAFVLSGPRMRFLQTLLELSLKLPSESYQKLSSLIHVKDILGFFFLVVEFLIMVIKLQEMADVWQTSFLIYNWLLTFQMDMLYMNCVCVLKACFKQINDNLVNLRKVVTNGEPYLLSGTYHEQRISFLLMEIIALKKQHLAISDAVQMLKMVFSLHLLSTILMTFTQIIFNLYFYLMQIYLGLYLSNEERQILRKACIGLVTYYSIKLVLIVWACETGKNQAMEISSTVHDVFNSASNKQIKYEMRLFSLQISHCENTFSAKGLTVDATLLTEQVPLSPMY from the exons ATGTTCAACATGTCATCGATGTTCCAAAGACtcaaaggaaaaagaaaaggaaaaatatggCAGCTATTCCGCGCTACGGATTTTGAATCCTTCATGTATCCGTGTTTCATATTTTGCCGTATTCTGGGAATATTTCCATACAAAATCAACGCTTCGACCATCAAGACTTGCAAACCACGCTATATTCTTTCGACTATCAGTATCGGCGTTTTTTGCATCCTCGGATTAATACATCTCtatgatataaatttctcaatttctAAAAGGAGTTTACATGAAGACATTGAGACAAGCACGAAACTTCAACAAAACTGTTTCTCCATTATTGGTGTTTTCATGGCAGTTACCGCATTCGTTCTGAGTGGACCACGAATGCGTTTTCTTCAGACCTTGTTGGAGCTCTCTTTGAAATTACCTTCGGAATCATATCAGAAATTATCTAGTCTGATCCATGTCAAGGACATTCTAGGATTCTTTTTTCTAGTCGTGGAATTTCTGATAATGGTTATCAAGTTGCAAGAGATGGCTGATGTCTGGCAAACttcttttctaatttacaATTGGTTGCTGACGTTTCAGATGGATATGCTATATATGAATTGTGTTTGCGTATTAAAAGCTTGTTTCAAGCAAATCAACGACAATCTGGTGAATCTGCGAAAAGTCGTGACGAATGGTGAGCCATATCTCTTGAGCGGCACCTATCACGAGCAAAGAATTTCATTTCTACTGATGGAGATTATAGCTTTGAAAAAGCAGCATCTGGCAATCAGCGACGCAGTACAGATGCTAAAAATGGTCTTCAGTTTGCACCTTCTTTCCACAATACTTATGACTTTCACTCAAATTATCTTCAATCTCTACTTTTACTTAATGCAAATATACCTGGGTTTATATCTGAGCAATGAAGAAAGACAGATTTTACGTAAGGCCTGTATAGGCCTTGTAACATATTACTCTATAAAATTGGTGTTGATAGTGTGGGCCTGCGAAACCGGCAAGAATCAAGCCATGGAAATCAGTAGCACCGTTCACGACGTGTTCAATAGTGCCAGtaataagcaaataaaatatgag ATGCGACtattttctttgcaaataTCGCATTGTGAGAATACGTTCTCCGCAAAGGGGCTTACTGTGGACGCTACGCTCCTTACTGAG CAGGTGCCATTATCACCTATGTATTGA
- the LOC139814678 gene encoding uncharacterized protein isoform X2 → MFNTSSMFQRLKAKRKGKIWQLFHATDFESLMYPCFMFYRILGIFPYKINASTIKICKPRYILSTIIIGVFCVLELIKLYDLNISKKSLLKDSETNKILHENSFSIIGVFMAVIAFILSGPRMRFLQTLLELSLKLPSESYQKLSRLIHVKDILGFFFLVVILLMYMIRVQYSVWRQFLVSYIYLLTFQMDMLYMNCVCILKACFKQINDNLVNLRKVVTNGVTFLSIKLVLIVWACETGKNQAMEISSTVHDVFNSASNKQIKYEMRLFSLQLSHCENTFSAKGLTVDATLLTKMASGIITYLLILIQFLFTSSSCSGKTLKNTL, encoded by the exons ATGTTCAACACGTCATCGATGTTCCAAAGACTCAAAgcgaaaagaaaaggaaaaatatggCAGCTATTCCACGCTACGGATTTTGAATCGTTGATGTATCCCTGTTTTATGTTTTACCGCATTCTGGGAATATTTCCATACAAGATCAACGCTTCGACCATCAAGATTTGCAAACCACGCTATATTCTTTCGACTATCATTATCGGCGTTTTTTGCGTCCtcgaattaataaaactttatgatctcaatatttctaaaaaaagtttaCTTAAAGACTCTGAGACAAACAAGATACTTCATGAGAACTCTTTCTCCATTATTGGTGTTTTTATGGCAGTCATCGCATTCATTCTGAGTGGACCACGAATGCGTTTTCTTCAGACCTTGTTGGAGCTTTCTTTGAAATTACCTTCGGAATCATATCAGAAACTATCTAGGCTGATCCATGTCAAGGACATTCTAGGATTCTTCTTTCTAGTCGTGATATTGCTGATGTATATGATCAGAGTGCAGTATAGTGTCTGGCGCCAGTTTCTTGTATCGTACATATACTTGTTGACGTTTCAGATGGATATGCTATATATGAATTGTGTTTGCATATTAAAAGCTTGTTTCAAGCAAATCAACGACAATCTGGTGAATCTGCGAAAAGTCGTGACGAATG GTGTAACATTTTTGTCTATAAAATTGGTGTTGATAGTGTGGGCCTGCGAAACTGGCAAGAATCAAGCCATGGAAATCAGTAGTACCGTTCACGACGTGTTCAATAGTGCCAGcaataagcaaataaaatatgag ATGCGACTATTTTCCTTGCAATTATCACATTGTGAAAATACGTTCTCCGCAAAGGGGCTTACTGTGGACGCTACGCTCCTCACTAAG ATGGCAAGTGGCATTATCACCTATCTATTGATCttgatacaatttttgttcACTTCGAGTTCTTGCAGTGGAAAAACTTTAAAGAATACGCTCtag
- the LOC139814678 gene encoding uncharacterized protein isoform X1 — protein MFNTSSMFQRLKAKRKGKIWQLFHATDFESLMYPCFMFYRILGIFPYKINASTIKICKPRYILSTIIIGVFCVLELIKLYDLNISKKSLLKDSETNKILHENSFSIIGVFMAVIAFILSGPRMRFLQTLLELSLKLPSESYQKLSRLIHVKDILGFFFLVVILLMYMIRVQYSVWRQFLVSYIYLLTFQMDMLYMNCVCILKACFKQINDNLVNLRKVVTNGEPYLLSGTYHEKRIPFLLMEIIALKKQHLAINDTVHTLKMVFSLHLLSTILMTFTEITFYLYFCSMRIHLALYMSYEQKQANFVACVLGVTFLSIKLVLIVWACETGKNQAMEISSTVHDVFNSASNKQIKYEMRLFSLQLSHCENTFSAKGLTVDATLLTKMASGIITYLLILIQFLFTSSSCSGKTLKNTL, from the exons ATGTTCAACACGTCATCGATGTTCCAAAGACTCAAAgcgaaaagaaaaggaaaaatatggCAGCTATTCCACGCTACGGATTTTGAATCGTTGATGTATCCCTGTTTTATGTTTTACCGCATTCTGGGAATATTTCCATACAAGATCAACGCTTCGACCATCAAGATTTGCAAACCACGCTATATTCTTTCGACTATCATTATCGGCGTTTTTTGCGTCCtcgaattaataaaactttatgatctcaatatttctaaaaaaagtttaCTTAAAGACTCTGAGACAAACAAGATACTTCATGAGAACTCTTTCTCCATTATTGGTGTTTTTATGGCAGTCATCGCATTCATTCTGAGTGGACCACGAATGCGTTTTCTTCAGACCTTGTTGGAGCTTTCTTTGAAATTACCTTCGGAATCATATCAGAAACTATCTAGGCTGATCCATGTCAAGGACATTCTAGGATTCTTCTTTCTAGTCGTGATATTGCTGATGTATATGATCAGAGTGCAGTATAGTGTCTGGCGCCAGTTTCTTGTATCGTACATATACTTGTTGACGTTTCAGATGGATATGCTATATATGAATTGTGTTTGCATATTAAAAGCTTGTTTCAAGCAAATCAACGACAATCTGGTGAATCTGCGAAAAGTCGTGACGAATGGTGAGCCATATCTCTTGAGTGGCACCTATCACGAGAAAAGAATTCCATTTCTACTGATGGAGATTATAGCTTTGAAAAAGCAGCATCTGGCAATCAACGACACAGTACATACGCTAAAAATGGTTTTCAGTTTGCATCTTCTTTCCACGATACTTATGACTTTCACTGAAATTACCTTCTATCTGTACTTTTGCTCAATGCGAATACACCTAGCTTTATATATGAGCTATGAACAAAAACAGGCTAATTTTGTGGCCTGTGTTCTAGGTGTAACATTTTTGTCTATAAAATTGGTGTTGATAGTGTGGGCCTGCGAAACTGGCAAGAATCAAGCCATGGAAATCAGTAGTACCGTTCACGACGTGTTCAATAGTGCCAGcaataagcaaataaaatatgag ATGCGACTATTTTCCTTGCAATTATCACATTGTGAAAATACGTTCTCCGCAAAGGGGCTTACTGTGGACGCTACGCTCCTCACTAAG ATGGCAAGTGGCATTATCACCTATCTATTGATCttgatacaatttttgttcACTTCGAGTTCTTGCAGTGGAAAAACTTTAAAGAATACGCTCtag
- the LOC139814677 gene encoding uncharacterized protein isoform X2: MFNSSSMFQGFKGKRKGKIWQLFRATDFVSLMYPCFSFCRILGIFPYKINATTIKTCKPRYILSTIIICVFCILELINLYDFNISKNYVTENVGTPELIDFNSTHTVGGFIVVTTFILSRLRMRFLKTILEVSLKLPTKSYQNLSRLIHAKDIIGFFYIVVQIPIYFSLELSVLRKSLLLYIVLLDLQMNTLYMNCVCILKACFKQINDNLVNLQELVTKDEPYLLSGTYHEQRIPFLLMEIIALKKQHLAISDAVRMLKMIFSLQLVSTILMAFIQITIKLYYYLMKIHGAEPISNEEKDMYYEACIRTATYYSIELGLIVWACETGKNQAMEISCTVHDVFNSASNKQIKYEMRLFSLQLSHCENTFSAKGLTVDATLLTAMVSGITTYVLILIQFLYMSSSCNGKSI; this comes from the exons ATGTTCAATTCATCATCGATGTTCCAAGGAttcaaaggaaaaagaaaaggaaaaatatggCAGCTATTCCGCGCTACGGATTTTGTGTCGTTGATGTATCCTTGCTTCTCGTTTTGTCGTATTCTGGGAATATTTCCATACAAGATCAACGCTACGACTATCAAGACTTGCAAACCACGCTATATTCTGTCGACAATTATTATCTGCGTTTTTTGCATTCTCGAATTAATAAATCTCTATGacttcaatatttctaaaaattatgtaactgAAAACGTCGGGACACCCgagttaattgattttaattctacCCATACTGTAGGTGGTTTCATAGTAGTCACCACGTTCATTTTGAGTAGATTACGAATGCGTTTTCTTAAAACCATACTGGAGGTCTCTTTGAAATTACCTACGAAatcatatcaaaatttatctaGACTGATTCATGCCAAGGACATTATTGGATTCTTCTATATAGTCGTACAAATACCGATATATTTCAGCTTAGAACTTAGTGTCTTGCGCAAGTCTCTTCTACTATACATCGTTTTGCTGGATTTACAAATGAATACGCTATATATGAATTGTGTTTGCATATTAAAAGCTTGTTTCAAGCAAATTAACGACAATTTGGTGAATCTGCAAGAACTCGTGACGAAAGATGAGCCATATCTCTTGAGCGGCACCTATCACGAGCAAAGAATTCCATTTCTACTGATGGAGATTATAGCTTTAAAAAAGCAACATCTGGCAATCAGCGACGCAGTACGGATGCTAAAAATGATCTTTAGTTTGCAACTTGTTTCTACGATACTTATGGCTTTCATTCAAATCACTATCAAACTGTACTACTACTTAATGAAAATACATGGGGCTGAGCCTATAAGcaatgaagaaaaagatatgtattaCGAAGCCTGTATTAGAACTGCAACATATTACTCTATAGAATTGGGGTTGATAGTGTGGGCCTGCGAAACCGGCAAGAATCAAGCCATGGAAATCAGTTGCACCGTTCACGACGTGTTTAATAGTGCCAGcaataagcaaataaaatacgag ATGCGGCTTTTTTCCTTGCAATTATCGCATTGTGAAAATACATTCTCCGCAAAGGGGCTTACTGTGGACGCTACGCTCCTCACTGCG ATGGTAAGCGGCATTACCACTTATGTATTGATCTTGATACAATTCCTGTATATGTCGAGTTCTTGCAATGGAAAATCTATATAA
- the LOC139814679 gene encoding uncharacterized protein gives MFNMSSMFQGLKGKRKRKIWQLFRATDFESFMYPCFMFCRILGICPYKINASTITTCKPHYIISTIVIGVFCILELINLYELNISKSSLNKNTETTKILQHNCFSIIGIFMTVTAFILSGPRMRFLQTLLELSLKLPSESYQKLSGLIHAKDILGFFVIVVQMLTYITNPQYSDWHHMLLIMYIVLLIFQMDMLYMNCVCILKACFKQINDNLVNLRKVVTNGEPYLLSGTYHEQRIPFLLMEITALKKQHLAISDAVHILKMACIIAVTYYSIKLMLIVWACETGKNQAMEISSTVHDVFNNASNKQIKYEMRLFSLQLSHCENTFSAKGLSVDATLLTEMAGGIITYVLILIQFLFMSSSCGGKSLKDTI, from the exons ATGTTCAACATGTCATCGATGTTCCAAGGACtcaaaggaaaaagaaaaagaaaaatatggcAGCTATTCCGCGCTACGGATTTTGAATCGTTCATGTATCCCTGTTTCATGTTTTGCCGCATTCTGGGAATATGTCCATACAAGATCAACGCTTCGACCATCACGACTTGCAAACCACACTATATTATTTCGACTATTGTTATCGGCGTTTTTTGCATCCtcgaattaataaatctttatgaactcaatatttctaaaagtagtttaaataaaaacactgAGACAACCAAGATACTTCAACATAACTGTTTCTCCATTATTGGTATTTTTATGACAGTCACCGCATTCATTCTGAGTGGTCCACGAATGCGTTTTCTTCAGACCTTGTTGGAGCTCTCTTTAAAATTACCTTCGGAATCATATCAGAAATTATCTGGTCTGATCCATGCTAAGGACATTCTAGGATTCTTCGTTATAGTCGTGCAAATGCTGACATATATTACCAACCCGCAGTATAGTGATTGGCACCACATGTTGCTTATAATGTACATTGTATTGCTGATTTTTCAGATGGATATGCTATATATGAATTGTGTTTGCATATTAAAAGCTTGTTTCAAGCAAATTAACGACAATTTGGTGAATCTGCGAAAAGTCGTGACGAATGGTGAGCCATATCTCTTGAGCGGCACCTATCACGAGCAAAGAATTCCATTTCTCCTGATGGAGATTACAGCTTTGAAAAAGCAGCATCTGGCAATCAGCGACGCAGTACATATACTAAAAATG gccTGTATTATAGCTGTAACATATTACTCTATAAAATTGATGTTGATAGTGTGGGCCTGCGAAACCGGCAAGAATCAAGCCATGGAAATCAGTAGCACCGTTCACGACGTGTTCAATAATGCCAGcaataagcaaataaaatatgag ATGCGGCTATTTTCCTTGCAATTATCGCATTGTGAAAATACATTCTCCGCAAAGGGGCTTAGCGTGGACGCTACGCTCCTCACTGAG ATGGCAGGTGGCATTATCACCTATGTATTGATCTTGATACAATTTCTGTTCATGTCGAGTTCTTGCGGTGGAAAATCTTTAAAGGATACGATCtag
- the LOC139814677 gene encoding uncharacterized protein isoform X1, whose amino-acid sequence MFNTSSMFQGLKGKRKGKIWQLFRATDFESLMYPCFMFCRILGIFPYKINASTIKTCKPRYILSTIITGVFCIFELINLYDLNISENSLNKDIVTTKILQHNCFSIIGVLMAVTAFILSGPRMRFLQTLLELSLKLPSESYQKLSRLIHAKDILGFFFLVVLLLMCMITMQYSVWRQFLISYIQLLMFQMNMLYMNCVCILKACFKQINDNLANLRKVVTNGEPYLLSGTNHEQRIPFLLMEIIALKKQHLALSDAVHTLKMVFSLHLLSMIIMSFTQITFNLYFYLMQIQLGNQGIHLSNEERQMYLVACITAVSVYFAELVLIVWACETGKNQAMEINSTVYDVFNSASNKQIKYEMRLFSLQLSHCENTFSAKGLTVDATLLTEIAGAIVTYVLILIQFLFISSSCGGKTLKDTL is encoded by the exons ATGTTCAACACGTCATCGATGTTCCAAGGACtcaaaggaaaaagaaaaggaaaaatatggCAGCTATTCCGCGCTACGGATTTTGAATCGTTGATGTATCCCTGCTTCATGTTTTGCCGCATTCTGGGAATATTTCCATACAAGATCAACGCTTCGACCATCAAAACTTGCAAACCACGCTACATACTTTCGACTATCATTACGGGCGTTTTTTGCATCTTCGAATTAATAAATCTCTATGATCtcaatatttctgaaaatagtttaaataaaGACATTGTGACAACCAAGATACTTCAACATAACTGTTTCTCCATTATTGGTGTTCTTATGGCAGTCACCGCATTCATTCTGAGTGGACCACGAATGCGTTTTCTTCAGACCTTGTTGGAGCTCTCTTTGAAATTACCTTCGGAATCATATCAGAAATTATCTAGGCTGATCCATGCCAAGGACATTCTAGGATTCTTCTTTCTAGTCGTGCTATTACTGATGTGTATGATCACAATGCAGTATAGTGTCTGGCGCCAGTTTCTTATATCGTACATTCAGTTGTTGATGTTTCAGATGAATATGCTATATATGAACTGTGTTTGCATATTAAAAGCTTGTTTCAAGCAAATCAACGACAATCTGGCGAATCTGCGAAAAGTCGTGACGAATGGTGAGCCATATCTCTTGAGCGGCACCAATCACGAGCAAAGAATTCCATTTCTACTGATGGAAATTATAGCTTTGAAAAAGCAGCATCTGGCACTTAGCGACGCAGTACATACGCTAAAAATGGTCTTCAGTTTGCACCTTCTTTCAATGATAATTATGAGTTTCACTCAAATCACCTTCAACCTGTACTTTTACTTAATGCAAATACAGCTGGGGAATCAGGGTATACATCTGAGCAATGAAGAACGCCAGATGTATCTTGTGGCCTGTATTACAGCTGTATCAGTATACTTTGCAGAATTGGTGCTGATAGTGTGGGCCTGCGAAACCGGCAAGAATCAAGCCATGGAAATCAATAGCACCGTTTACGACGTGTTTAATAGTGCCAGcaataagcaaataaaatatgag ATGCGACTATTTTCCTTGCAATTATCGCATTGTGAAAATACGTTCTCCGCAAAGGGGCTTACCGTGGACGCTACGCTCCTCACTGAG ATAGCCGGTGCCATTGTCACCTATGTATTGATCTTGATACAATTCCTGTTCATTTCGAGTTCTTGCGGTGGAAAAACTTTAAAGGATACGCTCTAG